The genomic DNA AAACGCACCACAGTCAGGACGGGACACAAACGCACCACAGTCAGGACCGGGACACACAAACGCACCACAGTCAGAACGAACACACAAACGCACCACAGTCAGGACCGGCcagcagtgtgttagtgtgtgtatataagtgtgtatttctgtacattagtgtgtgttaccttgaGGCAGCGtagcagtgtgttagtgtgtgtatattagtgtgtatttctgtacattagtgtgtgttaccttgaGGCAGCGCAGCAGTGACGTCAGCAGGTTCGAGCGGCTGATGTGATGAACCCATGGCGGCTGTTTCCTGATCAGGTGACCCAGCAGAGTGAGAGCGGCCTGACGGCTCGCCGGTCGGTTCAGAGACTCATTCAGCTTCTCCAGGAGGGGCTGGGGggggcagaggtcagaggttaatGATGCCTGACTAACAGACACCTGCAGGAAGTTTTAGGGTTACAGACCTTATGATGAGCCTCTCTGAcggaggagagcagcagcagcgcctGAGGAGACGAGCAGTCCAGGTAATAATCCACCAGGCTGCAGAGCACAGCGCCCCCTCTGTCTGCAGGGAGAACTGCACGTCAGCTCATTCTCATCTACTCCACTGTAAGGTAgtgttaaatgtataaaaataggaACTGTTTTTAACGTGAGGGCCTTGAACTCAGCGGCAGGAAGTGAACGTGTACCTGAACTCAGCTGCTGATTGACCGCCGATTTGACAAGCTCCGCCTCCTGCAGCTCTGAGCTGTCCAATGAGAGCAAGAGCTCACTGATACTCACCTGCTCCCTGGACATCAtgtacacctgtacacacacacacagacacacacagacacacacagacacaggaaaaaaaaaactgaaaacacatttgtgtatcagaaccaGGCGGGGACCCTTTGGAGGGGacccactggactaaactagctaactgtatataaagtagtataaactagctaactgtatataaagtagtataaactagctaactgtatataaagtagtataaactagctaactgtatataaagtagtataaactagctaactgtatataaagtagtgtaaactagctaactgtatataaagtagtgtaaactagctaactgtatataaagtagtataaactagctaactgtatataaagtagtgtaaactagctaactgtatataaagtagtataaactagctaaccgtatataaagtagtgtaaactagctaaccgtatataaagtagtataaactagctaactgtatataaagtagtataaactagctaattgtatataaagtaaactagctaactgtatataaagtagtataaactagctaactataatactgcagtacttttactgtaatactgcatactacatcactcataatactgcagtacttttactgtaatactgcatactacatcactataatactgcagtagttgtactgcagtattagtactttagcAGTTAGCTCGCTGCTAGgctaacatgttagcatgcAAACAGCTGACTGTGTTTTGGAGGGTTAACAGTTAGCTTCCACAGATGCTAACAGCTGTGGTGCTCGTGTCTCATCGTCTCGGTAACTTCCGGTGCGCGTGAACAAACGTCTTGCGGTTTATAAAGGTGAAGAAGAAAGTTAATAAAGAGGAAAGTTTGTTGTTACCTTCAGACCTGCTGATACGAGCAGGGCGCAGCCATGTTGGGCAACACGAAGCCCCGCCCACCACGCTGCTGTAACCCGACACCTGTCACTCCAACGTCACGACGCGTTCAGGGGACGCGAAGAAAAGCGGGAAAACCCAACTTCTCCCGAGAAATACATTCAATCAGACATACAGTAAGTCattattgtgtaaaaaaaacaagtcaaaatgaattaattatgaATTTACAGAAGAGTGTTGCTGCAACACcagaacattattatttttatttttatttcctcccttcctcatctttcccttcctccctcccttcctccctcccttccttccttccatgtccCTTGAACTAACATGACTTTGACCCTCCTGGTTTAAACTTTGGATAAAACTGAAATTAagtctgaataataataataaattgaaCGTGTGAGTTCAGCAGTTCAgttcttcacaaacacacatcgaTGGCTGAACAAACATATCTCCAGTTGACCTTGGTTGCCGTTGGATACCGCCGCCCTTATCGAGAAAGCTGCTGACACACTTTATTTAGTCCAGAAATGTACAAAGTAGTTGGATCGGATCACATTCAAACCACACAAGCCAACTGTACCAGAGTTTTTTGGTGCTTGAACTCAACACAACAGGTGTGAAAACGCCCTCAGAGTCAGAATAGTTCACACACCAATCTGAAGCTCAGGACATTCACTCTCTCTTGTAAATAACTTTAAAGATCTGATGTAATATAAATCTAAATTGCTTCATTTATTACAGTGTCAGATTTTTACAGCAGTCATTGAACGCATCTCTGCCGCTGTTTTATAGTGTTTGtacatttggtgtttttaatgtgaaatggagcaaaaaaaaaaaaaaataagaaatgagtCTTTGAAATCAAGAAAACACTTCAatacatattaatattaatcccttttaatagattaaaataaaaatcggAGCAGAAAGAAgcttaaaatgtttggtttttcttttaaaggtgAATTCCACTAAATGTTTGCTGGCTGCTGGAGATAAGAAACTCCCACGTGGAGACAGCAGAGTATAAATACCAGCGCAGACAGGTGAGCagtcagacaggtgagcagtcagacaggtgagcagtcagacaggtgagcagtcagacaggtgagcagtcagacaggtgagcagtCAGAcaggtggtgatgatgatgatgatgatgctgtggCTGCTTCTGTTCGGCGTTGGGCTGAACTCGTCCTCAGCTGCAAAGgtgagaaaaacacttttatatttattttattccagcGTGTGTCAGATGTCCTTATGAGCAGTAGAGAGGAAGTATTCAGTCagttaaagtctctgatcagcttctattgatcttcatcagtctgagttattatagtaaccatagtaaccatagtaactatagtaaccatagtaactatagcagtgtgagttattatatcagtgatatctgacacacttactgtctgtttagcatcagattccctcttagtgtttcctttccttcgttccttccttccttcctgccttccttccttcctccctccctccctcccttccttccttcctttcttccttccttccttcacatcTTATattaattaacttttaaaatattggtTTCATGCTTTAATGTTCTTTTcatgttaaacatttctctgtgtgcgtgcgtgtgtgtgtgtgtgtgtgtgtctgtgtgtgtgtgtgtgtgtgtgtgtgtgtgtctctctctctctctgtgtgtctgtgtgtgtgtgtgtgtgtgcgtgtgtgtgtgtgtgcgtgtgtgtgtgtgtgcgtgtgtgtgtgtgtgtgtgtgtgtctctctctctctctgtgtgtctgtgtgtgtgtgtgtgtgcgtgcgtgcgtgcgtgtgtgtgtgtgtgtgtgtgtgtgtatatgtgtgtgtgtgtgtgtgtgtctctctctctctgtgtgtgtgtgtgtgtgtgtctgtctctctctctctctctctctctctctctctctgtgtctctgtgtgtgtgtgtgtgtgtgtgtgtgtgtgtctgtgtgtgtgtgtgtgtgtgtgtgtgtgtgtgtagctgggGGTGGTGCAGACAGAGGGGGGGCGGTTGGAGGGCAAGAGTCACAAGATGGGTCTGTTCAGGTCCGTCGACGTCTTCAAAGGAGTTCCCTTCGCTGACGTCCCCGGAAAGTGGGAAAAACCAAAACCTCATCCTGGATGGAccggtaacacacacacacacacacagacacacactcacacacacagagagagagacacacactcacacacacacacacacacacacacacagagagacacacactcacactcacacacacacacacatacacagagagacacacactcacacacacacacacacacatacacacacagagagagagagacacacactcacacacacacacacacacacacacacagagagacacactcacacacacacacacagacacagagacacacacacacacacacacacacacacacacacacacacacacacacacacacacagacacacactcacacacacagagagagagacacacactcacacacacacacacacacacacacacagagagacacacactcacacacacacacacatacacagagagagagagacacacacacacacacacacacacacacacacacacacacacacacagagagagacacacactcacacacacacacacacacacatacacacacagagagagagagacacacactcacacacacacacacacacacacacacacagagagacacactcacacacacacacacagacacagagacacacacacacacacacacacacacacacacacacacacacacacacatacacagacacatacacacatacacacagacacacacacacacacacacacacacacacacacacacacacacacatatatgcaattacatttatattatacattatttaatCATCTCACtgcattctgtgtgtgtgtgtgtgtgtgtgtgtgtgtgtgtgtgtgtgtgtgtgtgtgtgtgtgtgtgtgtgtgtgtgtgtgtgtgtgtgtgtgtgtgtgtgtgtgtctccaggaGTCTTGAAGGCCACAGAGTACCGGGAGCGCTGCCTGCAGGTGACGCTGCTGCAGACGAAAACCCAGGGCAGCGAGGACTGTCTGTACCTGAACATCTTCGTTCCTCAGGGACGCAAAGgtaggaaacacacacacacacacgcacacacacacacacacatacacacacacacacacatgcacacacacacatacacacacacacacacacacacacacacacacacacagtaacacgtcttattcttctttcctcccttccttccttccgtctgttcttcctccatccccctttcatccctccttctttccttccttcatccttctttcctttcctcccttccttccttcctccctcctttccttcattcttccttctttcctttcctcccttccttctttcctccttccctccttctctctttctttcctctgttcttctttcctacctttcttccttccttctttcctttcctcccttccttccttcctccctcctttccttacttccctcctttccttccttattccttcctcccttccttctttcctccttccctccttctctctttctttcttctgttcttctttcctacctttcttccttccttctttcctttcctcccttcttccttccctcctttcttcttccttctttcctttcctccctcctttccgtccttctttcctccctcctttctaccttcctcctttcctccctcctttccttccttctttcctttcctttcctctcctcccttcctccctcctttccttctttcttccttccttcctccctcccttccttccttccttgactcgaggacaacaggagggttaaatagttTTATCCTAGTCTTCCTGTTTTGACCCTCGTCTCTCTCCGTCCGTCAGTGTCCATGAACCTGCCGGTGATGGTGTATCTTTTCGGCGGTGCCTTCCTGTTGGGGGCGTCCAACGACGTGGCGATCCTCGGAGACTCTCTGTACGACGGGAAGGAGATGGCCGACAGAGGCAAAGTCATCGTCGTCACGGTGAACTACAGAGTCGGCACCATGGGCTTCCTTAGCTCCGGAGACGACCGGCTGCCAGGTCTGaccccaaaaacacaccaaaccacccaacccccccccccaaaacacccaaaaacaccaaaacaccCCAAAACACCCAAAAACAGCCCAGGAATTCTCTACAACATACCGACCAACTTCTTCAGCTCTCCTCCACTTCCTGGTTTTGTAGTTTTGGTGATGGAGGAACTCCTCCTTTGCTCGCAGCTCTCTGCTTAACACCAACCTGGTGGGACTCGCTCCGTCAGCTTGACATTCGTAGATTCATCGTATCTATGGAGAGCTGGAATAGTTTCTGCCAGGCCGGAGACAGCTCCTGAAATCTTTTGCTGAGGAGCTGTCTCCGGCCTGGCAGAAACTATTCCAGCTCTCCATAGATACGTATACAGTGCCAAGGCTCTGGAAAAAATCAATGGTAATTCCCATACCTAAAAAGGTCAGTCCCAAGTAGACTACCGGCCGGTGGCCATAacctaaaatgtttttaaatcactagagaAGATCTTGATAGGGAAACTTCGAATAGCTGTGGAACCAGTGCTTGATAAATATCAGTTTGCCTATACTAAGAATCGCAGCACGAGTGATGCTATAGCGACTATAATGCATCTTGCCCTGAAGCACCTAGAAAATCCAGCTGGATATGTCAGACTTCTTTTTGTCGATTTTAGTTCTGCTTTTAATCTCATCCAGCCACACATCCTTCTTAAAAAACTAGTTCAGTTGAATGTTAACCCTTTTTTAGTGAGGTGGTACTACTCCTTTTTATCTAATAGGCCACAGCAGGTCAAGTTCAACTCAGCTCTGTCTGATTTGGCTGAATGTAGCACTGGTGCCCCTCAGGGGTGTGTCAGTTCACCTTTTCTGTTCACGTTGTCACAACGACTGTGTCAGTTCTGAGCCAAGCCAATTCATAGTAACATTTTCTGATGACACAGTCATTCTTAGCCTGCTCAATGCCAATAATAATTTAAGTGTTCACCGAACTGCGGTTGACAAGTTTGTCAACTGGTGTGATGCGAATCTGCTGCATATTAACACAACCAAATCTGTAGAGATGCTGCTTGATCCTAGATCAGTTGGAGACCATAGTCCTGTGGCCGTCCATGGCCAAGATATCAAACAGGTGAAAACCTTCAAGTACTTGGGAGTACACGTTGACAGCGACCTGAGCTGGCGCACACAGGTGGCCAATGTGTGTGCCAGAATCCACCAGCGTCTTCATTTTTTACGTAGGCTCAGAGTTTTTGGAGTCTgtagaaatattaatgatttTTTACAGAGCAACAATTGAGTCAGTCCTCCGCTATGGAATCACCAGCTGGTTTGGTAATCTAACAGTTAAATCCAGAGCTGAGATCTCAAGCCTAGTTAGAACTGCAGGTAAGATTATGGGAACAACAGGCAAATGCCATTTTATCGGACAGTGCTCACGTGTTGAACACTGAATATGCTCTTCTGAATTCTGGGAAGAGATATAGACTTCCTGCAGGCACAATCGATATAAACACTCTTTTGTTCCTGTATCAATTAAGCTTCTTAACAACCagaaatgaatgtatgtgatgGTTTTGCGTATGGAAATGAATTTGTGTATTATGACTCCAGATAGTGTGTGGATGTATGAGTGTCTGTGATGGAGTGCTGGGATGTGTGACTGAACCTATATTTATGATGGAATTaatgtgtgggggggggtgtatgGCGGTACATGAGTAGGATCATCCAATGTCAGGTTGCATTTGTTCCaccactgtctgtctttttaccgTATGTCTGtattgcatgttgttttgttttttattgtatgttatttatgcaACACTGTCCCTGTCTCCAAGATACATTTCTCCCTAGGGAGACCAATaaagtaacctaacctaacaTTGATCGGATCGGATAATTAAGActttacagccgatctcactaactgcataaaatgctaaatatcagcCGATCCGATATAACCTAGTAAGTAACTCGATGTAGAGGCTGACAGTCAGGGCTCAGGACAGATCCCTGAGGAACACCAGAGTTCAGGATGAGAGTCAG from Scomber japonicus isolate fScoJap1 chromosome 9, fScoJap1.pri, whole genome shotgun sequence includes the following:
- the LOC128364243 gene encoding hamartin-like is translated as MMSREQVSISELLLSLDSSELQEAELVKSAVNQQLSSDRGGAVLCSLVDYYLDCSSPQALLLLSSVREAHHKPLLEKLNESLNRPASRQAALTLLGHLIRKQPPWVHHISRSNLLTSLLRCLKDSDVVGR